The proteins below are encoded in one region of Tolumonas auensis DSM 9187:
- the putP gene encoding sodium/proline symporter PutP produces the protein MNLTNPTTITFVIYILAMIGIGFAAWRYTRDLSDYILGGRSLGSFVTAMSAGASDMSGWLLLGLPGAVYASGISESWIAIGLIIGAGFNWMLVAGRLRVYTEITRNALTLPDYFTHRFEDRSKLLRVLAAVIILVFFTIYCASGMVAGARLFEQTFGLSYDVALWAGAAATILYVFLGGFLAVSWTDTVQATLMIFALLLTPVIVMLHAGGFDQAVQAINTLDVKYSDMFHGTTTIGIISLMAWGLGYMGQPHILARFMAASSVKTIPNARRIGMTWMIVTLAGAVAVGYFGIAYFSAHPEQAGSVQANHETVFISLSQLLFNPWIAGILLSAILAAVMSTLSCQLLVSSSALTEDFYKVFFRPDASQKELVWVGRMMVLLVAVIAIVIAADPTSKVLGLVGYAWAGFGSAFGPVVLLSLTWSRMTRNGALAGMLIGALTVIVWRNGGWFGLYEMVPGFLLSTMAIVLFSLMDKAPSMRMQQDFALMKAEMAGSNDVACDPVTE, from the coding sequence GTGAACTTGACTAACCCGACGACGATTACGTTCGTCATCTATATTCTGGCGATGATCGGTATCGGCTTTGCCGCATGGCGCTATACCCGCGATCTGTCCGATTACATTCTCGGCGGCCGCAGTCTCGGTAGTTTTGTGACCGCCATGAGCGCCGGCGCTTCCGATATGAGCGGCTGGTTATTGCTGGGTTTGCCGGGCGCCGTGTATGCGTCAGGTATTTCCGAAAGCTGGATTGCCATCGGGCTGATTATCGGTGCGGGGTTTAACTGGATGCTGGTTGCAGGCCGGTTACGTGTTTACACCGAAATTACCCGCAATGCGTTAACTCTGCCGGATTATTTTACTCACCGTTTTGAAGATCGCAGCAAACTGCTGCGGGTGCTGGCGGCGGTGATTATTCTGGTGTTTTTCACGATCTACTGTGCTTCCGGTATGGTGGCTGGTGCCCGTTTATTCGAACAGACGTTTGGCCTGAGCTATGACGTGGCGCTCTGGGCGGGTGCCGCAGCGACGATTCTGTACGTGTTTCTCGGTGGATTTCTGGCGGTAAGCTGGACCGATACCGTACAGGCCACGCTGATGATTTTTGCGCTGTTGCTGACGCCGGTTATTGTGATGTTGCATGCCGGTGGTTTTGACCAGGCGGTACAGGCAATCAATACGCTGGATGTGAAATACAGTGACATGTTCCATGGTACTACCACCATTGGTATTATTTCGCTGATGGCCTGGGGTCTGGGCTATATGGGCCAACCACATATTCTGGCGCGCTTCATGGCGGCCAGTTCAGTGAAAACCATCCCGAATGCACGCCGTATCGGCATGACCTGGATGATTGTGACTCTGGCGGGTGCGGTTGCGGTCGGCTACTTTGGGATCGCTTATTTCTCCGCGCATCCTGAGCAGGCCGGTTCCGTACAGGCAAACCACGAAACCGTGTTTATCTCCTTATCACAACTGCTGTTTAACCCGTGGATTGCCGGTATTTTGCTGTCTGCAATTCTGGCGGCAGTCATGAGTACGCTGTCCTGCCAGTTGCTGGTTTCTTCCTCGGCACTGACCGAAGATTTCTATAAAGTCTTTTTCCGTCCGGATGCCTCGCAGAAAGAGCTGGTTTGGGTTGGCCGTATGATGGTGCTGCTGGTGGCCGTGATTGCGATTGTGATTGCCGCTGATCCAACCAGTAAGGTGCTGGGACTGGTGGGCTATGCCTGGGCCGGTTTTGGTTCTGCGTTTGGTCCGGTGGTGTTGTTATCCCTGACCTGGTCACGCATGACCCGCAATGGCGCGCTGGCGGGTATGCTGATTGGTGCACTGACCGTGATCGTCTGGCGTAACGGTGGCTGGTTCGGGCTGTATGAAATGGTGCCGGGCTTCCTGCTGTCGACGATGGCGATTGTCCTGTTCAGCTTAATGGACAAGGCACCATCCATGCGTATGCAACAGGATTTCGCACTGATGAAGGCCGAAATGGCCGGCTCAAATGATGTGGCTTGTGATCCGGTAACCGAGTAA
- the aspA gene encoding aspartate ammonia-lyase — translation MTSQFREEEDLLGRMQVDNQHYYGIHTLRAIDNFRISQQRISDVPEFINGLLHTKKAAALANRALGTIDAERAGMIIATCDLMLSTGRCFDQFPIDLFQGGAGTSVNMNANEVIANLALELQGHPKGAYHILNPNDHVNRCQSTNDVYPTAFRVALYESTFGLLTNLKQLIKAFDDKAIRFNDVLKMGRTQLQDAVPMTLGQEFHAFAVTLREEIKSIGRCQELLLEVNLGATAIGTGMNTPPDYSALAIRYLAEITGHNYVPAEDLIEATSDCGAYLILHSAYKRLAMKLSKICNDLRLLSSGPRAGLHEINLPQRQAGSSIMPAKVNPVIPEVVNQVCFKVIGNDVTVTMAAEAGQLQLNVMEPVIAQCMFESLGLLANACTCLREKCVEGITANKERCEEYVFSSIGLVTFLTPYIGHHACDEIGKECVATGKSVREAVLERGLLSETQLDEIFSVDNLKKPRYPGKAVY, via the coding sequence ATGACGAGTCAATTCAGAGAAGAGGAAGATCTGCTGGGCCGCATGCAGGTAGATAACCAACATTACTATGGCATTCATACCCTGCGGGCTATCGATAATTTCAGGATAAGCCAGCAACGCATCAGTGATGTACCGGAATTTATCAACGGCTTGCTGCATACCAAAAAAGCGGCGGCATTAGCTAACCGGGCGCTGGGCACCATCGATGCGGAACGGGCAGGAATGATTATCGCCACCTGCGATCTGATGCTGTCTACCGGTCGCTGTTTTGATCAGTTCCCGATTGACCTGTTTCAGGGCGGCGCCGGTACGTCGGTCAACATGAATGCCAACGAAGTCATTGCCAATCTGGCGCTGGAGCTGCAGGGCCACCCGAAAGGGGCCTATCACATTCTGAACCCGAACGATCACGTGAATCGTTGCCAGTCGACCAATGATGTTTATCCGACGGCCTTCCGCGTCGCGCTGTATGAAAGTACCTTTGGCCTGCTGACAAATCTGAAACAACTGATTAAGGCCTTTGATGATAAAGCGATCCGTTTTAATGATGTGCTGAAAATGGGCCGTACTCAGTTGCAGGATGCCGTGCCGATGACACTCGGTCAGGAGTTCCATGCCTTTGCGGTCACGTTGCGCGAAGAGATCAAAAGTATTGGCCGCTGTCAGGAATTGTTGCTGGAAGTGAATCTGGGGGCGACGGCTATCGGTACCGGAATGAACACTCCGCCGGATTACTCCGCACTGGCCATCCGCTATCTGGCGGAAATAACCGGGCATAACTATGTTCCGGCAGAAGATCTGATTGAGGCAACTTCAGACTGTGGTGCCTATCTGATACTGCACAGCGCCTACAAGCGGCTGGCAATGAAACTCTCGAAAATCTGTAATGATCTGCGTCTGCTGAGTTCCGGTCCCCGGGCCGGTCTGCATGAAATTAACCTGCCGCAGCGGCAGGCTGGTTCTTCCATTATGCCGGCCAAGGTCAATCCGGTGATTCCGGAAGTGGTGAATCAGGTCTGCTTTAAAGTGATCGGGAATGATGTCACCGTGACCATGGCCGCCGAAGCGGGTCAGTTACAGCTGAATGTCATGGAACCGGTCATCGCACAGTGTATGTTTGAATCGCTCGGCCTGCTCGCCAATGCCTGCACCTGTCTGCGCGAAAAATGCGTGGAAGGGATCACCGCGAATAAGGAGCGTTGTGAAGAATATGTGTTCAGTTCCATTGGTCTGGTGACATTCCTGACGCCGTATATCGGACACCATGCCTGTGACGAAATCGGTAAAGAGTGCGTGGCAACCGGCAAATCAGTGCGGGAAGCGGTACTGGAACGGGGTCTGCTCAGCGAAACCCAGCTGGATGAGATCTTCTCGGTAGATAATCTGAAGAAACCGCGTTATCCGGGTAAAGCCGTCTACTGA
- the speE gene encoding polyamine aminopropyltransferase translates to MKNKNHYLTEQFITEWLTPDVGFVFRAGEVLDDFSSPYQHIEVMETAAFGRVFRLDGYLMTSEADEWFYHENLNHIPAITHPDPRTALIIGGGDGGSARQLLKYPGIEKVVVCELDAGVVAIAEEYFGKVHQGAFHDPRLELVIADGLKYVAACQQAFDLIVLDLTDPQGYAEPLYSREFFTDCARLIGEHGLLSLHVGSPQFHRERFRHLFAELSAVFRVVRPVLIPITLYGGFWGMACASQLRDPKQLDAGTVELRLQQRGISGLNYYNGDTHQAALAVPNFVRQLLQPV, encoded by the coding sequence ATGAAGAATAAAAACCACTATCTGACGGAACAATTTATCACTGAATGGCTGACGCCGGATGTGGGGTTTGTGTTCCGTGCCGGTGAGGTACTGGATGATTTTTCCAGCCCGTATCAGCATATCGAAGTCATGGAGACGGCCGCCTTTGGCCGCGTATTCCGTCTGGATGGTTATCTGATGACCTCGGAAGCCGATGAGTGGTTCTACCATGAAAATCTGAATCATATTCCGGCGATCACGCATCCTGATCCGCGAACCGCACTGATTATCGGCGGCGGGGATGGTGGTTCGGCACGGCAGTTGCTGAAATATCCCGGTATCGAAAAAGTCGTGGTGTGTGAGCTGGATGCCGGTGTGGTGGCGATTGCCGAGGAGTATTTCGGTAAAGTGCATCAGGGCGCATTCCATGATCCGCGCCTGGAACTGGTGATTGCCGATGGGCTGAAATATGTCGCGGCATGTCAGCAGGCTTTTGATTTGATTGTGCTCGATCTGACGGATCCGCAAGGCTATGCCGAACCGCTCTATAGCCGTGAATTTTTCACCGATTGTGCCCGCCTGATTGGTGAGCACGGGTTGTTATCTCTGCACGTCGGTTCACCGCAGTTTCATCGTGAACGGTTTCGCCATTTATTCGCTGAATTAAGCGCTGTATTCCGGGTGGTACGACCGGTACTGATCCCGATCACCCTGTACGGCGGATTCTGGGGTATGGCCTGTGCCAGCCAGTTACGCGATCCGAAACAGCTGGATGCCGGTACGGTTGAACTGCGTCTGCAACAGCGCGGGATCAGCGGTCTGAACTATTACAATGGCGATACCCATCAGGCGGCACTTGCGGTACCAAATTTTGTGCGTCAGTTGCTGCAGCCGGTGTAA
- a CDS encoding entericidin A/B family lipoprotein, producing MKTITGLLIAIFFLSACNTIHGVGQDIQRGGEKVKDAATDVQQKL from the coding sequence ATGAAAACGATTACTGGACTCTTAATTGCCATATTCTTCCTGAGTGCTTGTAACACTATCCATGGTGTGGGGCAGGATATTCAGCGTGGCGGTGAAAAAGTTAAAGATGCCGCAACCGACGTGCAACAGAAACTGTAA
- the can gene encoding carbonate dehydratase: MKLLKQLFTQNRLWAEQIKAEDPKFFEKLASQQAPEYLWIGCSDSRVPANELLGLLPGDVFVHRNVANLVVHTDFNCLSVIQYAVEVLKVKHIIVCGHYHCGGVIAAMGNKEYGLIDNWLRNIKDIHYKYQAQMEEIEDEHERQDYLCELNVLEQVANVCYTSIVQNAWRRGQPLAVHGWIYDVKDGLLRDLDITVNALEQIPEVYRSSCQKVSALHHSK, translated from the coding sequence GTGAAACTGCTGAAGCAATTATTTACTCAGAATCGCCTATGGGCGGAGCAGATCAAAGCAGAAGATCCCAAGTTTTTTGAAAAACTGGCATCACAACAGGCTCCGGAGTATTTATGGATTGGTTGCTCCGATAGCCGGGTGCCGGCGAATGAACTGCTGGGGTTGCTACCGGGTGATGTATTTGTGCATCGCAATGTGGCGAATCTGGTGGTGCATACCGACTTTAACTGTCTCTCCGTGATCCAGTACGCGGTGGAAGTGCTGAAAGTGAAGCACATCATTGTCTGTGGCCATTATCACTGTGGTGGGGTGATTGCGGCGATGGGGAATAAGGAATATGGCCTGATCGATAACTGGCTGCGGAATATCAAGGATATTCATTACAAGTATCAGGCGCAGATGGAAGAAATCGAAGACGAGCATGAGCGGCAGGATTATCTGTGCGAGCTGAATGTGCTCGAGCAGGTGGCGAACGTCTGCTATACCTCGATTGTGCAGAATGCCTGGCGGCGAGGGCAGCCACTGGCGGTGCATGGCTGGATCTATGATGTCAAAGATGGTTTGTTACGTGATCTGGATATTACGGTCAATGCACTGGAGCAGATCCCGGAAGTGTATCGTTCTTCCTGCCAAAAAGTATCAGCCTTGCATCACTCCAAATAA
- the rpoH gene encoding RNA polymerase sigma factor RpoH has protein sequence MGTDLQRNLVLVPQGSLEGYIQAVNSIPMLTAEKERALAEQLQNDGDLEAARQLVMSHLRFVVHIARTYSGYGLPQADLIQEGNIGLMKAVKRFDPTVGVRLVSFAVHWIKAEIHEYVLRNWRMVKVATTKAQRKLFFNLRKTKKRLGWFNQDEVRAVAEELGVSPEDVTEMESRMSGLDHSFDGYDDDDSESNFAPAQYLEDKSSDLATVYENNNWDTHAEHRLAYALQGLDERSQQIVRARWLDEDNKQTLQELADRYGVSAERVRQLEKNALKKLKDVLEA, from the coding sequence ATGGGTACTGATCTTCAGCGCAATTTAGTTCTGGTTCCCCAGGGTAGTCTGGAGGGCTATATTCAGGCAGTGAACAGCATCCCGATGCTGACTGCTGAAAAAGAACGGGCACTGGCTGAGCAGTTGCAGAACGACGGTGATCTGGAAGCTGCGCGTCAGCTGGTTATGTCGCACCTGCGTTTTGTGGTCCACATCGCGCGCACTTATTCTGGCTACGGATTGCCACAGGCGGATCTGATCCAGGAAGGTAACATCGGCCTGATGAAAGCGGTTAAACGCTTTGATCCAACGGTCGGTGTGCGTCTGGTCTCCTTTGCAGTGCATTGGATCAAGGCCGAAATACACGAATATGTGCTGCGTAACTGGCGTATGGTTAAAGTCGCCACCACAAAAGCGCAACGTAAGCTATTCTTCAATCTGCGTAAGACTAAAAAACGCCTCGGCTGGTTTAACCAGGATGAAGTGCGTGCAGTTGCGGAAGAATTAGGCGTATCGCCGGAAGATGTCACCGAAATGGAATCCCGGATGAGTGGTCTGGATCACTCCTTCGACGGTTATGACGATGACGACAGCGAAAGCAATTTCGCACCGGCACAGTATCTGGAAGATAAATCGTCCGATCTGGCGACAGTATATGAAAACAACAACTGGGACACGCATGCCGAGCATCGTCTGGCTTATGCGTTGCAGGGGTTGGATGAACGGAGTCAGCAAATCGTCCGTGCACGCTGGCTGGATGAGGATAACAAGCAGACGTTGCAGGAGCTGGCCGATCGGTATGGCGTCTCTGCGGAGCGTGTGCGCCAGCTCGAAAAGAATGCGCTGAAGAAGCTCAAGGATGTGCTCGAGGCATAA
- the ftsX gene encoding permease-like cell division protein FtsX gives MARKSTSHVQPAPGQGSRFFLWLFLHLQQFRQTMHEIWHTPLTSLMTIGVIGVSLALPAALMVILKNAESVTAQWQNGTQITLYLQKGISEPEIQALQDRIRQNGQVESVRYISPEQGMSEFKALSGFSEAQAYLSDNPLPPVLEVTPRQAFHTPQESEQLLQSLKQESAVQQAKLDIQWVTRLNGIIALARQLVHVFGGFLVIGLLLTVANTLRLYIFSRRSEIEVMKLVGATDGFIQRPFLYLGFWYGAVGGLVAWWLSEVLLLLSEQAVTYLAELYDSSFRLVGLGSADGGLLILLGVSLSMGAAWFSVHKHLSEIEPH, from the coding sequence ATGGCGCGTAAATCAACTTCACATGTGCAGCCAGCGCCGGGACAGGGCAGTCGTTTCTTTCTCTGGCTGTTTCTCCATCTGCAGCAATTTCGGCAGACGATGCACGAAATCTGGCATACCCCGCTGACCTCCTTGATGACGATTGGTGTTATTGGCGTCAGTCTGGCGCTACCGGCGGCACTGATGGTCATTCTGAAAAATGCCGAAAGTGTCACTGCTCAATGGCAGAACGGCACCCAGATCACGCTCTATCTGCAGAAAGGCATCAGCGAGCCGGAGATTCAGGCATTGCAGGATCGCATCCGGCAGAATGGCCAGGTGGAATCGGTACGCTATATCTCGCCGGAACAGGGGATGAGCGAGTTCAAGGCACTGTCCGGTTTCTCCGAAGCACAGGCCTATCTTTCGGATAACCCGCTGCCGCCGGTGCTGGAGGTGACACCCCGTCAGGCCTTTCACACCCCGCAGGAAAGTGAGCAGTTACTGCAAAGCCTGAAGCAGGAAAGTGCCGTTCAGCAGGCCAAGCTGGATATCCAGTGGGTCACCCGGCTGAACGGGATTATTGCGCTGGCGCGTCAGCTGGTGCATGTGTTTGGCGGTTTTCTGGTGATCGGTTTGTTACTCACCGTGGCGAACACGCTGCGGTTGTATATCTTCAGCCGTCGCAGCGAAATCGAAGTGATGAAACTGGTAGGGGCGACGGATGGCTTTATTCAGCGTCCGTTCCTTTATCTGGGGTTCTGGTATGGCGCCGTGGGCGGACTGGTCGCCTGGTGGTTATCAGAGGTCTTGCTGTTACTGAGCGAACAGGCAGTGACCTATCTGGCTGAACTCTATGACAGCAGTTTCCGCCTGGTTGGCTTAGGCTCCGCAGATGGCGGTTTGCTGATCCTGCTCGGGGTTTCCCTCAGCATGGGGGCGGCCTGGTTTTCGGTGCATAAGCACCTGAGCGAAATCGAACCGCACTAA